Proteins from a genomic interval of uncultured Desulfuromusa sp.:
- a CDS encoding TOBE domain-containing protein yields the protein MSDISPIDKADLAVAAPLWMQRHSQNFLGGNRITLLEKIDLHGSLSTAAGAAGMSYKTAWDALNVMNNLAEKPLAVAATGGAGGGGTQLTAEGKKVVNLYRTIEKEHLKSLSRLEKSLENLDRYLPLLQRMSMRISARNVISGTVCQITRDDSVALVVLELKSGHHISSVITNDSVDSLHLEVGSSAYALVKASSVMIADKEQSLKLSARNQISGRIINLSQSAVVGEVVLDIGSGETIAATITEGSIDKLGLFEGREVYAVIKSTSVIIGVD from the coding sequence ATGTCAGACATCAGCCCTATCGATAAGGCAGATCTTGCCGTAGCTGCTCCCCTCTGGATGCAGAGACACTCTCAGAATTTTCTCGGTGGCAACCGCATTACCCTGCTTGAAAAGATCGATCTTCACGGTTCTCTCTCAACGGCTGCCGGAGCTGCAGGAATGAGCTATAAAACAGCTTGGGATGCTCTTAATGTCATGAACAATCTGGCCGAGAAACCGCTGGCTGTCGCTGCGACAGGAGGAGCCGGCGGAGGTGGTACGCAACTGACCGCTGAAGGGAAAAAAGTCGTCAATCTGTATCGAACCATTGAAAAAGAGCATCTTAAGAGTTTATCCAGACTGGAAAAATCTCTTGAAAATCTGGACCGGTATTTACCCTTACTACAGAGGATGAGTATGCGTATCAGTGCCCGAAATGTTATTTCCGGAACCGTCTGTCAAATTACCCGTGATGATTCTGTCGCCCTGGTTGTTTTAGAATTAAAATCGGGTCATCACATCAGTTCGGTGATTACCAATGATAGTGTTGACTCGTTGCATCTGGAGGTCGGTTCCTCCGCTTATGCCCTGGTCAAAGCTTCCTCGGTGATGATCGCTGACAAGGAACAGTCCCTGAAACTCAGTGCCAGAAACCAGATCAGTGGTCGTATTATCAATCTGAGCCAAAGCGCCGTCGTCGGTGAGGTTGTTTTGGATATCGGTTCCGGTGAAACTATCGCAGCAACCATTACCGAGGGCAGTATTGACAAGTTGGGTCTTTTCGAAGGCCGGGAAGTTTATGCTGTCATTAAATCAACCAGTGTCATCATTGGTGTTGATTAG
- a CDS encoding YciI family protein: MLFVVRCIDKKDHLPVRMENRTAHVEYLKSFGDKLFAAGGLLDDDEKMCGSVVIIDVADKVEAEAFAAGDPYTQAGLFEYKTIDRWNKVLP; the protein is encoded by the coding sequence ATGCTTTTTGTTGTTCGCTGTATCGATAAGAAAGATCATTTGCCCGTTCGTATGGAAAACCGCACTGCCCATGTGGAATATTTAAAAAGTTTTGGAGACAAACTTTTTGCTGCAGGTGGGTTGTTGGATGATGATGAGAAGATGTGTGGTTCGGTTGTTATCATTGATGTCGCAGATAAAGTTGAGGCTGAAGCCTTTGCTGCTGGCGATCCCTATACCCAGGCTGGACTTTTTGAGTACAAAACGATTGATCGCTGGAATAAAGTGTTGCCATGA
- a CDS encoding sigma-54 dependent transcriptional regulator, with protein MSIRILVAEDEDIMRITVLDHLRDQGWQVDAATNGTEALELAGKGHYDLMISDIRMPGLDGERLLLEVKQLTPRTEVILMTAHGNTESAVKCLKHGAADYILKPFDLDDLTFRVQRLLNIQAIKIRCVSLENCCGQRQPLLGSSAPMQQLLSLVSQITQTDSTVLIQGESGTGKELVAAAIHYESRRADKPYVRVNCAAIPTELLESELFGHEKGAFTGAEQTSIGKFELADQGTILLDEIGEMPLNLQVKLLRVLQEKEIERVGGKAPRPINVRVLCATARNLAEEVKSGNFREDLYYRLQVIPVSVPPLRERQGDISELSHYFLQQFGRERGLMFTLSSEATEALNTYPFPGNVRELKNILERLTVLAPAPKIQLWDLPVEIRGIQEDLTETGESNLAAAVAAAEKKCIRDALKRTNSNRTEAAEILGISRKNLWEKMKQYELKS; from the coding sequence ATGAGTATACGAATTCTGGTTGCTGAAGATGAAGATATCATGCGTATTACCGTTCTTGACCACCTGCGAGATCAAGGCTGGCAAGTGGATGCAGCCACAAATGGGACCGAAGCTTTAGAGTTAGCCGGGAAAGGTCATTATGACCTGATGATTTCAGATATCCGCATGCCGGGTCTGGATGGTGAACGGCTGCTTTTAGAGGTGAAGCAATTAACACCGCGGACAGAAGTTATCCTGATGACGGCTCATGGCAATACGGAAAGTGCCGTCAAGTGTCTGAAGCATGGCGCGGCAGACTATATCCTGAAGCCATTTGATCTGGATGATCTCACTTTTCGAGTGCAACGTTTGTTGAATATTCAAGCGATCAAGATTCGTTGTGTTTCCCTGGAAAATTGTTGTGGGCAGCGGCAACCGTTGCTCGGCTCCAGTGCGCCGATGCAGCAGTTACTCAGCCTGGTCAGCCAAATAACCCAAACAGATTCAACCGTTTTGATTCAAGGAGAGAGTGGTACCGGAAAAGAGCTGGTTGCTGCTGCCATTCATTATGAAAGTCGCCGCGCTGATAAACCCTATGTTCGGGTCAATTGTGCTGCGATCCCGACAGAACTTCTGGAATCAGAGCTATTTGGTCATGAAAAAGGGGCTTTTACCGGGGCGGAACAAACATCCATAGGCAAGTTTGAACTGGCTGATCAAGGGACGATTCTGCTGGATGAAATTGGCGAAATGCCTCTCAACCTCCAGGTTAAATTATTGCGGGTATTGCAAGAGAAGGAAATCGAACGGGTTGGAGGAAAAGCACCGAGACCAATTAATGTTCGGGTTCTTTGCGCCACGGCGAGAAATCTGGCCGAAGAAGTCAAAAGTGGAAACTTTCGGGAAGATCTTTATTATCGCCTTCAGGTTATCCCTGTTTCCGTTCCGCCGTTAAGGGAGAGGCAAGGGGATATTTCTGAATTGAGCCATTATTTCCTGCAACAATTCGGTCGGGAACGAGGATTGATGTTTACACTTTCTTCTGAAGCGACCGAAGCTTTAAATACCTATCCCTTCCCTGGGAACGTTCGCGAGTTAAAGAATATTCTGGAAAGATTAACGGTGCTGGCACCGGCGCCTAAAATTCAACTCTGGGATCTGCCTGTTGAAATTCGTGGAATTCAAGAGGACTTGACGGAAACAGGGGAAAGCAACCTTGCTGCTGCGGTTGCTGCTGCTGAAAAAAAATGCATCAGAGATGCGTTGAAGAGAACCAATAGCAACCGAACGGAAGCAGCGGAAATTCTTGGGATCAGTCGCAAAAATTTGTGGGAAAAAATGAAGCAGTATGAACTAAAGTCTTAG
- a CDS encoding ATP-binding protein, producing MQLKTKFILLISLVIGISYGITFYRTSSFQENLVVQQATRQAKMLFNQIRLTRQWVSDHNGLFFVKTSGVESNPFLEDGEIKDDQGHWLVKRNPAMVTRELSLYAAKEGMGQFNVTSLQPMNPENAPDDFERRSLLKFSEGINETVEIEQVEGNYRLRYMAPLKVDSQCLVCHNRQNYMIGDIRGGMNVTVPMNWAYAEIRANNRMLLWIALATILTVSLSIYLLFNSLVARRLMALAGVMDRYPQQSFPAVAEPNDEIGVLSQHFHKLCSRLETSQKELDASREQLFQNEKQAALGRLVAGISHEINNPLGGMQNCIQIMQRHMDQPELQNRYIKMLGQGVEKIKGTVQQLLNIGRKEPLEIRKGDVDQVIRDCLELSCVGHKNIQKKMDLGINQPVMTGIESLRQVMMNLAGNAVQAMGQHEGKITVSSWLDAGDIFIELSDTGPGINPEHLDHIFEPFFTTKEVGEGTGLGLSVSASLIHRLSGTITAKNGPEGGACFTLQVPLSQNSTSGED from the coding sequence ATGCAGCTAAAAACCAAATTTATTCTTTTGATCAGTCTGGTTATTGGTATTTCCTATGGAATCACTTTTTATCGCACCTCCAGCTTCCAGGAAAATCTGGTGGTCCAACAGGCGACGAGACAGGCAAAAATGCTTTTCAACCAGATCCGTCTGACGCGGCAATGGGTCTCCGATCACAACGGACTCTTTTTCGTCAAAACATCAGGGGTGGAAAGCAATCCGTTCCTTGAAGATGGCGAAATTAAGGATGATCAGGGTCACTGGTTGGTGAAACGTAACCCGGCGATGGTGACCCGGGAGCTCTCTCTTTATGCGGCAAAAGAGGGGATGGGACAGTTTAATGTGACCAGTCTGCAGCCAATGAATCCGGAAAACGCTCCAGATGATTTTGAGCGCCGCAGCCTGCTTAAATTTTCCGAAGGTATCAATGAGACAGTCGAGATTGAACAGGTTGAGGGGAACTATCGCCTCCGTTATATGGCCCCGCTGAAGGTTGATAGCCAATGTCTGGTTTGTCATAACCGGCAAAACTATATGATTGGAGATATCCGCGGAGGGATGAATGTTACTGTCCCAATGAATTGGGCTTATGCTGAAATCAGGGCGAATAATCGCATGCTGCTATGGATTGCCCTGGCCACAATACTGACCGTTTCTCTGAGCATCTACCTGTTGTTCAATTCTCTGGTGGCCAGACGGTTGATGGCGCTTGCCGGGGTGATGGACCGTTATCCTCAACAATCCTTTCCCGCTGTTGCTGAACCCAATGATGAAATCGGGGTTTTAAGCCAACACTTCCACAAGCTTTGCAGTCGTCTGGAAACGTCGCAAAAAGAGCTTGATGCAAGCCGTGAACAGCTTTTTCAAAATGAAAAACAAGCGGCACTGGGTCGTCTGGTTGCGGGAATCTCCCACGAAATTAATAATCCACTCGGGGGAATGCAGAACTGTATTCAGATTATGCAACGGCATATGGATCAACCGGAACTGCAAAATCGTTATATAAAGATGCTCGGTCAGGGAGTGGAAAAAATCAAAGGGACGGTTCAGCAGTTACTGAATATCGGCAGAAAAGAGCCTTTGGAAATCAGAAAAGGCGATGTTGATCAGGTCATTCGGGATTGTCTGGAGTTGTCCTGTGTCGGGCACAAAAATATTCAGAAAAAGATGGATCTTGGAATCAATCAACCGGTGATGACCGGAATTGAATCGCTACGCCAAGTGATGATGAATCTGGCCGGTAATGCGGTTCAGGCGATGGGTCAACATGAAGGGAAGATCACAGTGAGCAGTTGGCTGGATGCCGGGGATATTTTCATTGAGCTTTCTGATACGGGACCGGGAATAAATCCAGAGCATCTGGATCATATTTTTGAGCCTTTTTTTACCACCAAAGAGGTCGGAGAAGGAACAGGTCTTGGCCTCTCTGTCTCTGCTTCTTTGATCCACCGTTTGAGTGGAACCATCACAGCAAAAAATGGCCCTGAGGGTGGTGCCTGTTTTACTCTGCAGGTTCCTTTATCCCAGAATTCTACGTCTGGGGAGGATTGA
- a CDS encoding NapC/NirT family cytochrome c, giving the protein MSSKGTPKISTAKKMWMLGAVFGVAGALVLVLASGFMVESTNTDEFCSKCHVMEPFRTSWQASVHGGKNPQGFTAQCVDCHLPHDGFVNYLVTKAITGASDIYHNFFIDGKSFDWAANAEENRLKFTFDSACHRCHHNLTPPGISSGGLIAHRSYLRGEANKMCAECHMHVGHKDMLQTVEKFYASEK; this is encoded by the coding sequence ATGTCGAGTAAGGGAACCCCAAAGATATCCACGGCAAAAAAAATGTGGATGCTTGGAGCGGTTTTTGGTGTTGCCGGTGCGCTGGTTTTAGTTTTGGCTTCCGGTTTTATGGTCGAATCAACCAACACAGATGAATTCTGTTCCAAATGCCATGTCATGGAGCCATTCAGAACATCATGGCAAGCATCGGTTCACGGTGGCAAAAACCCTCAAGGATTTACGGCACAATGTGTTGACTGCCATCTGCCACATGACGGTTTTGTGAATTATCTGGTCACCAAAGCCATAACCGGAGCCAGTGATATTTATCACAATTTTTTCATTGATGGAAAAAGTTTTGATTGGGCTGCGAATGCCGAAGAAAATCGGCTCAAATTCACTTTTGACAGCGCCTGTCACCGTTGTCATCACAATTTAACCCCACCGGGGATATCAAGCGGCGGTTTGATCGCTCATCGATCCTATTTAAGGGGTGAGGCAAACAAGATGTGTGCTGAATGTCATATGCATGTCGGTCATAAGGACATGCTGCAGACAGTCGAAAAATTCTACGCATCAGAAAAATAA
- a CDS encoding ammonia-forming cytochrome c nitrite reductase subunit c552 encodes MKHIYAKIGLITLTGLLVWGGMAFAAGTPNLAARKIEIERGYTEEAAKCIECHAEKTPGIYEDWKLGRMANAGVSCYDCHMVESNSPMASQCPGLKGTKIFISPMVSSKTCSRCHPSEVDEFLKSGHADLSRAAVYDKNKAGGGLVKLQNHYEGAAFLGVEDGSLTNQAARTSGCKVCHGSVVELGPDNKPINNTWPGGVGTLYPDGSVGTCTVCHTRHRFSVAEARKPEACASCHLGPDHPDIEIYHESKHGQIFLTEGEEWKWDSAPGTWQPGDYRAPTCATCHMSGIGELQTTHNVNERLKWDLMHKKSVIRSGVRGDGEKGDKLMRKVCINCHSSSSIDQTRQTLDSAVALYNTYWDEAVKMKKELAEKGLLGKDPWDDGFQELMYYLWHHTGRRARQGTAMFGPDYAHWHGFFQVFQVVKDMQAIYNWRLKNNKIEELSTVMSTGPT; translated from the coding sequence GTGAAACACATTTATGCAAAAATTGGATTGATCACCCTTACCGGCCTGCTGGTCTGGGGCGGGATGGCTTTTGCCGCCGGCACCCCCAACCTGGCAGCTCGTAAAATCGAGATTGAACGTGGTTATACGGAAGAAGCAGCAAAATGTATCGAATGTCACGCCGAAAAAACCCCGGGAATTTATGAAGACTGGAAACTCGGCAGAATGGCAAATGCCGGGGTCTCCTGTTACGATTGCCACATGGTTGAGTCAAATTCCCCGATGGCAAGTCAGTGCCCGGGATTAAAGGGAACAAAAATTTTCATTTCTCCGATGGTCTCTTCCAAAACCTGTTCTCGTTGTCACCCATCTGAAGTCGACGAATTCCTTAAAAGTGGTCATGCCGATTTGTCAAGAGCGGCGGTTTATGACAAGAACAAAGCGGGTGGTGGCCTGGTCAAGTTGCAAAACCACTATGAAGGTGCTGCGTTCCTCGGCGTTGAAGACGGTTCTCTGACAAATCAGGCTGCTCGTACCTCAGGTTGTAAGGTCTGCCATGGTTCAGTTGTTGAGCTCGGTCCCGACAATAAACCGATCAACAATACCTGGCCTGGTGGTGTCGGTACCCTCTATCCCGATGGCTCAGTCGGAACCTGTACCGTTTGCCATACCCGGCATAGATTCTCTGTTGCAGAAGCTCGCAAGCCCGAAGCCTGTGCCAGCTGTCACTTGGGACCTGATCATCCAGATATCGAGATCTATCATGAATCCAAACATGGCCAGATCTTCCTCACCGAAGGCGAAGAGTGGAAATGGGACAGTGCTCCGGGAACCTGGCAGCCCGGCGATTACCGTGCTCCAACCTGCGCGACCTGCCATATGTCCGGGATTGGTGAGCTGCAAACAACCCACAATGTCAATGAGCGTCTCAAGTGGGACCTGATGCACAAGAAAAGTGTTATTCGTAGTGGTGTTCGTGGTGACGGTGAAAAAGGTGACAAGTTAATGCGCAAAGTCTGTATTAACTGCCATTCTTCTTCCAGCATCGATCAAACCAGACAGACACTGGACAGTGCCGTTGCATTGTACAATACCTACTGGGATGAAGCCGTCAAAATGAAAAAAGAATTGGCCGAGAAGGGCCTGTTGGGTAAAGATCCATGGGATGATGGCTTCCAGGAATTGATGTACTACCTCTGGCACCATACCGGTCGTCGTGCCCGTCAGGGAACGGCAATGTTCGGTCCTGACTACGCACATTGGCATGGATTCTTCCAGGTCTTCCAGGTTGTCAAGGATATGCAGGCTATCTACAACTGGCGACTCAAGAACAACAAAATCGAAGAATTGAGCACAGTCATGAGTACTGGCCCAACCTAA